The following proteins are encoded in a genomic region of Maribacter hydrothermalis:
- a CDS encoding 3-dehydroquinate synthase, which yields MQLQPIKQSFQVQYDYQLYFTSGLFTLENPLFVNLIAAYKDFEPVKLLFVLDDGVKKHHPALVNQIQDYCKEHKQIIKYTNTLVLPGGEQVKNSDEAIESVLKGVNENKICRHSFVVVIGGGAVIDMVGYAAAIAHRGVKLIRIPTTVLSQNDSAVGVKNSVNAFKKKNFLGTFAPPFAIINDSNFLETLEQRDWISGISEAIKVALIKDKTFFKYIADNATTLKNREMEPMQYVIYKCAEMHMHHIAQGGDPFESGSSRPLDFGHWAAHKMEYMTNYELRHGEAVAKGIALDVTYAQLTGLISEEDLQHILDVMNTIGFDLSLPVESPVEVQSLLDGIEEFREHLGGQLTITLISDLGVKHDVHTIDMELMSQAITKLNHQFALN from the coding sequence ATGCAATTACAACCTATAAAACAGTCTTTTCAAGTTCAATACGATTATCAATTGTATTTCACTTCGGGGCTATTTACTTTAGAAAATCCGTTGTTCGTAAACCTAATAGCGGCCTATAAAGATTTTGAACCTGTTAAACTTTTGTTTGTATTGGATGACGGAGTAAAAAAACATCATCCGGCGCTAGTAAATCAAATTCAAGACTATTGCAAGGAGCACAAGCAAATTATAAAATATACCAACACCTTGGTATTGCCAGGTGGTGAGCAGGTGAAAAATAGCGATGAAGCTATTGAATCTGTATTGAAAGGTGTCAACGAAAACAAAATTTGTCGTCATTCTTTTGTTGTCGTAATCGGTGGTGGTGCCGTTATAGATATGGTCGGCTATGCAGCAGCAATTGCACACAGAGGAGTGAAGTTGATTAGAATTCCCACCACGGTTTTATCTCAGAACGATTCTGCCGTAGGGGTAAAGAATAGTGTAAATGCGTTTAAAAAGAAAAATTTCTTAGGTACATTTGCACCTCCATTTGCCATCATCAACGATAGCAATTTCTTGGAAACTCTAGAACAACGCGATTGGATTTCCGGAATTTCGGAAGCTATAAAAGTAGCTTTAATTAAAGATAAAACCTTCTTTAAATATATTGCAGACAATGCCACAACGTTGAAGAATAGGGAAATGGAACCAATGCAATATGTAATTTATAAATGTGCAGAAATGCATATGCACCATATTGCGCAAGGTGGTGATCCTTTTGAGTCGGGCTCTTCACGACCTTTGGATTTCGGACACTGGGCAGCCCACAAAATGGAATATATGACCAATTATGAATTGCGTCATGGTGAAGCTGTCGCAAAAGGCATCGCATTAGATGTAACCTATGCACAATTAACTGGCTTAATTTCAGAAGAAGACCTACAGCATATTTTAGATGTAATGAATACCATAGGGTTTGATCTTTCTCTTCCGGTTGAAAGTCCTGTAGAGGTTCAATCTTTATTGGACGGTATAGAAGAGTTTAGGGAGCATTTAGGTGGTCAGTTAACTATTACCCTTATTTCTGATTTAGGCGTTAAACATGACGTTCATACTATTGATATGGAGTTAATGTCACAGGCAATTACTAAGTTAAATCATCAATTCGCATTAAATTAA
- the eboC gene encoding UbiA-like protein EboC (EboC, a homolog the polyprenyltransferase UbiA, belongs to system of proteins involved in the trafficking of precursor metabolites to an extracytoplasmic compartment so that the biosynthesis of certain natural products, such as scytonemin, can be completed.) — MKEKLMGFARLARPANLPTAAADILAGIAIALYLQNIDVLDFLTEQIGDVLLLVFSSVALYAGGVVFNDVFDSELDAVERPERAIPSGLVPKREAVYFGTILMISGITLAFKCTMLAGFISVALTIAILAYDGYFKQFGFAGPLNMGICRGLNLLMGMSILGLVSNWYLSLIPVVYIFAITLISRGEVHGNNKKHIVWAGFLYAIVITSMALIVMQQTSQILPIIPFLVLFCYLIYKPLLKAYKENSPKNIKKAVMGGVLSLVVMNACWVAGFSNWYLALAVLLLLPLSVLLSKLFAVT, encoded by the coding sequence ATGAAAGAGAAGTTAATGGGTTTTGCTCGTTTGGCAAGACCTGCAAATTTGCCAACTGCAGCAGCAGATATATTGGCAGGTATTGCTATCGCATTATATCTGCAGAATATAGACGTGCTTGACTTTCTAACAGAGCAAATCGGTGATGTACTTCTATTGGTCTTCTCATCGGTTGCTTTATATGCGGGGGGAGTTGTTTTTAACGATGTTTTCGATTCGGAATTAGATGCTGTTGAAAGGCCTGAAAGAGCTATACCAAGCGGACTCGTGCCAAAACGCGAAGCTGTTTATTTTGGAACTATTCTAATGATTTCGGGTATTACCCTGGCATTTAAGTGTACTATGCTTGCAGGGTTCATTTCAGTTGCTTTGACGATTGCTATATTAGCCTATGATGGGTATTTTAAGCAGTTCGGTTTCGCCGGACCTTTGAATATGGGTATTTGTAGGGGATTAAACCTTTTAATGGGAATGTCTATATTAGGATTGGTTTCTAATTGGTACCTGTCATTAATACCCGTAGTTTACATTTTTGCAATTACATTAATAAGTAGAGGTGAAGTACATGGTAATAATAAAAAACACATTGTCTGGGCTGGGTTTTTATATGCAATAGTTATAACTTCAATGGCGTTAATAGTAATGCAACAAACATCTCAAATTCTACCAATAATTCCGTTCTTAGTCTTGTTTTGTTATTTGATTTATAAACCTCTTTTAAAAGCTTATAAAGAAAATTCACCTAAGAATATTAAGAAGGCGGTAATGGGTGGTGTATTGTCGCTAGTGGTTATGAACGCTTGCTGGGTAGCCGGTTTTTCTAACTGGTACTTGGCATTAGCAGTTTTATTACTATTACCATTGTCAGTGCTTTTATCTAAACTATTTGCAGTAACATAA
- a CDS encoding TatD family hydrolase: MEDKMMIIDPHVHMSSRTTDDYEAMAAAGVVAVIEPSFWLGQPRTQVGSFQDYFSSLVGWEPFRASQFGIKHYCTIGLNSKEANNEALAEQVIELLPLYLHKENVVAIGEIGYDDQTPAEDKFFRMQLDLAKELNMTVQVHTPHRDKKAGTIKSMEVCLEHGLDPANVIIDHNNEETVKEVLDRGFIAAFTIYPKTKMGNERMVEVVRKFGSSNIIVDSSADWGVSDPLAVPKTASLMLKRGISMEDVRKTCYQNALDAFSKNGKMKEAHWLQPDSINQSQLFNDNSVLRGQKPRIDEDQIT; encoded by the coding sequence ATGGAAGATAAAATGATGATTATTGACCCACATGTTCATATGTCGTCAAGAACAACAGATGATTATGAAGCAATGGCTGCAGCGGGCGTTGTGGCGGTAATAGAACCTTCGTTTTGGCTTGGTCAGCCTAGAACTCAAGTAGGTTCTTTTCAAGATTACTTTAGTAGCCTAGTGGGTTGGGAGCCTTTTAGGGCTAGCCAATTTGGAATTAAACATTACTGTACTATTGGTTTAAATTCTAAAGAAGCCAACAATGAAGCTTTAGCGGAACAAGTAATTGAATTGTTACCATTGTACTTACATAAGGAAAATGTAGTTGCCATAGGGGAAATTGGCTATGATGACCAAACACCTGCGGAAGACAAATTTTTTAGAATGCAATTGGATCTGGCTAAGGAGTTGAATATGACCGTTCAGGTACATACACCGCACCGTGATAAAAAAGCAGGAACCATTAAGAGTATGGAAGTTTGTTTGGAACACGGTTTAGATCCAGCTAATGTAATTATTGACCATAATAATGAGGAAACGGTAAAAGAAGTACTTGACCGCGGATTTATTGCTGCATTTACCATTTACCCAAAAACAAAAATGGGTAATGAACGTATGGTAGAGGTGGTTAGAAAATTTGGAAGTTCTAACATTATCGTCGATAGCTCTGCAGATTGGGGGGTTAGTGATCCATTAGCAGTGCCAAAAACTGCATCTTTAATGTTGAAAAGAGGTATTTCTATGGAGGATGTTAGAAAAACCTGTTACCAAAATGCATTAGATGCTTTTAGTAAGAATGGTAAAATGAAAGAAGCACATTGGTTACAGCCAGATAGCATTAACCAATCGCAACTATTTAATGATAATAGTGTTTTAAGAGGTCAGAAGCCAAGAATAGACGAAGACCAAATTACCTAA
- a CDS encoding EboA domain-containing protein, whose protein sequence is MHYQKDIQNILIKYGNAESVVWLKGKIEKLAKDKSSKDLFMTYSLLNVKFDGVKPISFERLESKSDHYFSEHKANILQVARIYLLSEVLVQDLEFYTPKVANIIQVADTGELETFLKYLMLLPNPEAYKITAVEALRTNIATIFDAITLNNPYPAKYFNDQQWNQMFLKAAFMERDLSQIESIDERANADLTRIISDYAHERWAAGRKIDPLFWRPVSKFLNEELLNDMKTLLNSDDATEINAGALCCYHSENDKAMALLNSKPELKHRIADGEITWNSIKQQ, encoded by the coding sequence ATGCACTATCAAAAGGATATTCAGAATATATTAATCAAATATGGAAATGCAGAAAGTGTTGTTTGGTTAAAGGGTAAAATTGAAAAGTTGGCGAAAGATAAATCTTCAAAAGATTTATTTATGACCTATAGTCTTTTGAATGTGAAGTTTGATGGGGTAAAACCAATTTCATTTGAAAGGCTAGAATCTAAAAGTGACCATTATTTTAGCGAGCATAAAGCAAATATTTTACAAGTAGCACGTATTTATTTATTGTCAGAAGTGCTTGTGCAAGATTTGGAGTTTTATACCCCAAAAGTAGCTAATATCATTCAGGTGGCTGATACCGGTGAATTAGAGACTTTTTTGAAATACTTGATGTTATTACCAAATCCTGAAGCATACAAGATTACTGCGGTCGAGGCTTTACGAACCAACATTGCTACAATTTTTGATGCTATAACATTGAACAATCCGTATCCTGCAAAATACTTCAATGATCAGCAATGGAATCAAATGTTTTTAAAAGCGGCATTTATGGAACGTGACCTTTCCCAAATAGAATCAATAGATGAAAGGGCAAATGCAGATTTAACTAGAATAATATCAGATTACGCACATGAAAGATGGGCCGCAGGTAGAAAAATAGACCCATTATTTTGGAGACCTGTTTCAAAATTTTTGAATGAGGAACTCTTAAATGATATGAAAACACTGCTTAATAGTGATGATGCAACAGAAATTAATGCCGGAGCCCTTTGCTGTTATCACTCAGAAAATGATAAAGCAATGGCATTATTAAATAGTAAGCCAGAGTTAAAACATAGAATAGCGGATGGTGAAATAACTTGGAATTCGATTAAACAACAATAG
- the miaE gene encoding tRNA-(ms[2]io[6]A)-hydroxylase, producing MLGLKLPTDPRWVNIVEKNIDEILTDHAYCEQKAASTAISLIVSFPEYTELVEEMVALSREEMGHFKMVHDLILKRGNTLGRDRKDEYVIELIKFFPKGGSRTTQLVHRLLYASLIEARSCERFRLLSEELEDKKLADFYHKLMISEAGHYTMFLKFARKYGELEEVNKKWNSLLEYEAQIMKDLGTKESIHG from the coding sequence ATGTTAGGCTTAAAACTACCTACCGATCCAAGATGGGTGAATATTGTAGAAAAAAATATTGATGAAATACTAACAGATCATGCGTATTGCGAGCAAAAAGCTGCTAGTACTGCTATATCTTTAATAGTATCTTTTCCTGAGTATACTGAACTAGTTGAAGAAATGGTGGCTTTATCTAGAGAAGAAATGGGTCATTTTAAAATGGTACATGACCTTATTTTAAAACGTGGTAACACCTTAGGACGAGATCGCAAAGATGAATACGTAATTGAGCTCATTAAATTTTTTCCAAAAGGAGGAAGTAGAACTACTCAACTGGTACATAGATTGCTTTATGCCTCACTAATTGAAGCACGTAGTTGCGAACGTTTTAGGTTGTTGTCTGAAGAATTGGAAGATAAAAAACTTGCCGATTTTTATCACAAACTAATGATTAGCGAAGCTGGGCATTATACGATGTTCTTAAAGTTTGCCCGTAAGTATGGTGAATTGGAAGAAGTGAACAAAAAATGGAATAGTCTTTTGGAATATGAAGCCCAAATCATGAAAGATTTAGGAACCAAAGAATCTATTCACGGCTAA
- a CDS encoding Ppx/GppA phosphatase family protein has translation MKVRKFAAIDIGSNAIRLLTHNVIEDKGKKTQFRKSALVRVPVRLGEDSFTVGEISEVNEKRLIKTMKAFKHLMEVVGVEKYRACATSAMREANNGNEIIEKIAQESGIQIDLIDGKQEAAIIASTDLKNLITDDQSFLYIDVGGGSTEFTLFSQGKIQVSKSFKLGTVRLLNNMVKPETWNKLEDWIKLILKDKPKLSIIGSGGNINKLHKLSGRKEGEPLSYIWLNAQYQFLDSLSYHDRISELGLNPDRADVIIPATKIFLSAAKWSGAKKIHVPKIGLSDGIIKDLYNSENK, from the coding sequence TTGAAAGTAAGAAAATTTGCAGCTATTGATATAGGCTCTAACGCTATTAGGTTGCTTACCCATAATGTTATTGAAGATAAGGGAAAAAAGACCCAATTTAGAAAAAGCGCTCTGGTTAGGGTTCCTGTAAGATTGGGTGAAGATTCATTTACAGTTGGTGAAATATCTGAAGTAAATGAAAAGCGGTTAATAAAAACCATGAAAGCTTTTAAACATTTAATGGAAGTTGTTGGAGTTGAAAAGTATAGAGCTTGCGCTACATCTGCAATGAGAGAAGCCAATAATGGAAATGAAATAATAGAAAAAATAGCTCAAGAGTCAGGTATTCAAATAGATCTCATAGATGGTAAGCAGGAAGCTGCCATAATAGCCTCAACAGATTTAAAAAATCTAATAACTGATGATCAATCTTTTTTATACATTGATGTTGGTGGTGGTAGTACCGAATTTACTTTGTTTTCTCAAGGCAAAATTCAAGTGTCAAAGTCTTTTAAATTAGGGACGGTCAGGCTTTTGAATAATATGGTAAAACCCGAAACTTGGAATAAATTAGAAGATTGGATTAAATTAATTTTAAAGGACAAACCTAAATTGTCCATCATAGGTTCCGGTGGAAATATCAACAAGTTGCATAAACTATCGGGAAGAAAGGAAGGTGAACCATTGTCATATATTTGGTTAAACGCCCAATATCAATTTTTAGATAGCCTTAGTTATCATGATAGAATATCAGAATTAGGGTTAAATCCAGATAGGGCCGATGTTATCATTCCTGCAACAAAAATATTTCTTTCAGCAGCTAAATGGAGTGGAGCTAAGAAAATTCATGTCCCTAAAATCGGACTTTCAGATGGTATAATAAAAGATTTGTATAATTCTGAGAATAAGTAA